ACCATCAATATTTTAtgctattttaattatttaatataaattattattgttaattatcaatattctaatttatttatttataataattaattatgtttaattaaaaagtatttattttattaattaaataattaattaacataaaaataGATTGATTAATGTTAAACTTAATTGATCTTTTACatttaatcaaataattatttacttttaatttctatatactaattattgaattgaacagaaatatttcattaattatccTACACATTCAAACACAGACATTAATTATCttacatatttaaaattcaaacattcaaatactaaatattTAATAACCCATAAAACAATATCTGCAATTCAAATAATCCCTAAATGCTTTGCTTGCCATAATAGCTTGACTGTGATTTTTAGAATAATGTTTAATATAGAGCTCCTAAATGATTCCtttatcatattattatataaattcggtgattatttatcaaagcaatAAAGTCTAGACTTCCTTCTTCATATTATTATATAGGGttgtttatcattttttttaagccATAATCATGGTGTGATATCAATAACTAGAGAAAATGTATGgaggattaattttaatttcaaatgtaGAACAATTTTTGGTACTTTCATTTTACTCAATATATTGGTCCACTAAAATTAAgataaatctaataaatttcAATCTATTCacccacaattttttttttacaaatcaTCCTATGCAACTAATATCATAGAgactaattgattaaattaaataattgtcaaattatAAACAAGATTTATCAAACCCAACAAATCTTTTTCCATTCACATAAAGAATTAATCTTTCTTGGTAAGAATTTGCACATTGAATATCTAAAACAAGAAAACGCAGAGTTTTCATCTCTCTCTTTTCCTAACACTaaaatcccaaaaaaaaaaagaaaaactctcTAGGTcctaaaaagaagagaaataaaatctttttttaagaaaaaaaatgtacagAAATGAATGACAAATAAATTAAAGGTACCATTTTTATTAATTACCCATTTCGAGATCTGAGCAAGAAGATACTGAGTTCTTGACCCGGGCACTCGTCCGGGTTGATAAGATGAAACGATTCCGAGTCAGCACTCCCCACCACGTGCTCATAATTAGCCCTCATGTACATGACCTCCTCCGAACCCGACCCGAACCCGGATGGCATTACACCGGCTCCGACCGTTGTCGATTGCATTGTCTTCAACATGGACCGGACCGAGTCCCCGGCTTTTTTTTTCGCGGCGAACCCGAGTTTTCGCCCATTGCAAGACATTGCCCATATGGGAATCGAACGAAGCGGGCAGAGTCCGAGTTCGACCCGATTGCACTCAAGGGCGATTCGGACGAGTCCGAACCGCATTTCGTTAACGAGTTGGTGAGTCAGAATCGGAAACTCGAGGAGGAGAAACGGCTTGTTTCGGAGACGGTCGTGTTGAACACAGAACCACACATGCCCACGCCGGTGGCCGAAGATGGTTCCAATGACCATGGTTTTTGAAGGCCTGGGTGGGGCTGCGATGGCGGCGGTGGCGGCGAACTTTGGCGTCACGTTGTCGGGAGTGGTGGCCGGAGAATCTTGGGCGGAATCTTGGTCGTTGGTTGGATCACCATTGGCGGTAGTGGAGGTGGTGGTTTCGACGTCGTCGCGAAGGGAGGTGCTTAGACGTTTCTTGGGGACGGCGGAGGCGGCGGTGGCGTTTGTGACAGTGGGGGGAAAGAAACAGGGGAGGAGAAACCGACGAAGGGAGTCGATCTTGGCCATCGGGGTTTGGATTTTGGGTTGAAAAAGAGAGAATTTTGGGAGTTTTTATATAAAGGGTTTGATCGGAGAGGATTTTCTGGGAAAGAGGTGAATTTAacgaagaaaaaagaaaacagaaataCAGTCtgtgcaaatatatatatatttttatatctgACGCGGGAACTGAAGTAGCCGTTGGGAATAAATTTTAGTTTCCAGATAGCAACGTATACTTGTCAGCTCATGAATGGTCCACGTCGACATTTTTGCTACTGTCCATTTgtagattaaaatttaatggaaaatatttatttatattacctaaattttgaaaatggtaACGATTAAAGCCTTGAACTAAGCTgagaactttttttaaaaaaggttatCTAACATAAAATTGCTCTAAACTAAATATACTTAAAGGTCACATCAATAGATAATCCATGAATAGTAAAAAATAGGACTAAGttgattatttttgttgttgattaCATGTTTTTCGTGATTGTAATGAGTTGTGGAgttcattttgaaatttgtaattaaattatataatctAATCGAAGAATGAAGGGTGTTCAATCTGATTGTGGTTGAAAATTACATGAAACCCACATTTATTGTTACCTTTACCTTTATCGTAACTGTTAGGATCAAACAATAATTGTATCGAAAACAATAAGAGTAAAATGTGATAGATTCATAAATCTAGGTAAACGTGATTACAAGCAAATCAATTATGCTTGCGATTCAGACCTATTTCGATTCATCCATCAATGAAATCTCATTCCGattaaaccaattttcattacggTTTGGTAAATGTAGCTTAAGTATAGAATTCTCTTATGATCGAGCCATCCAAACTATTTTGTACATTGTTTTGATCTAAATAATAGTTGTCAATTATTTTAAGACTCTTTTAACCATATTTTCATATCCTTAGACTCTTGTCATTCAAATTTCGTTCATGTGTACTTTGTACCTCCTGaactttgaaaattataaaatgatgAAAATTTAGGTTAAGATATGTTGAAATATCTTGAATTTGTTATCTGACGTTTCAAATGACCAAATACGGGGGTATTGCTAATCAGAGCCCAAGGACGGTATGCCTTGGTAGGGTTTGGGGGTCCCACAAACCCTAAGTTGAATTCATATTTgacatatttaattatttatggtttatttattattataacccTAGAGTTTAGAGAATTACACTTTATAAATTCTCTAACCTAGAGATACTACTTTTCCCTTTATCTTGTGAACATAGTTAACACATTGTTAATGAACAACGTAAATATATATGTCGATTTTTAACTATTATTTAACAACGTAAATAGTGGACATAGCTAatacattgttttttttatcgATTCTATAAGAagatatgtatgtatatatatgaatGGAGAGGAGAAAGAGAGACAATCAAACTTAAGTCCCATGATTTAGATTCTTGATAAATTCTTACAATGAGGATGAGAATTGTCTCTTCCTTCGTTAGTCCGATccaatcctttttttttccctaattaGCTCCACGTGTAGTACGCACGTGCTTTTGATTGTCCCCACACTTACAATTTTCTTCTCTTGTTCGTCTCGTAAGAATTTTGACCTGGAAACTCCAAATTATTTTGCATTGTTTtgacttttgaaatttaatgatGTTTACTACTACTGCATGACTTTTGTCACAATGTGTTGCTTTCTCTAGTCACTTCAAATTAAACTCTATTTTTACCCCCTTCTCCACTATGAGAAATATATACATGTGTGTGTTTTCCTTTGAGATTTATTAGAACTATTTCAAAGGAGATTAGACCTAAGTATTCCACGTATAAccttgattttttaattaaacgtCACACTatacttttatattaattttaaaggaGAAATATAATGAATAgttgttttgaaataatttcaaaaggCTAGTGgtaaaataaaacttttgaaaCATTAATGGTATAAATGAAAATGCATGCCATGTGTACCTCTATTTTACGAGCCTATTACACACCACATTTTTAGCTTGTTGTCGGAATAAGGGttgttttgaaaaaaagaaaatccaaaGTTTAGGggtaaaataattgaaatctatcctaaaattatgcattttacgtaaaaaaaatcatgttagagtaaaagaggggaaaaaacaacattaaatgTTACTTGAAAATCAAAGTGATTGTATAATGATAATGTCACATATGtcgtttctttatttaaaatttaacaactatatTTACCTCATTTTAACAGTGCACTTGTTTAGGAGCATgccttaatcaattttaaaagtcAACAGGTAGTAGTAAAACTTCTTTCATTTGAGAAAGGTATAATTGAAACTAACCTTAAAAGTTCAAaggaattttttaataattttgccTTTTATCTTTCTAATCCCTTTTGAATTTAAAGTTATTATTAAATTCCTTCAAATTCTTAATTTGTTAAGTATTATAGTAGAGTTCAACAACAAAGTATCATTGCCATGATTTTAAGTATAGTTCAATTAGTTAAAAACTATACCTTTGACCAAGAGAGGTCAAGGGTTTAAATAAAAAACGTAATATACAAGTCAAATAGAGAATTAAACCGTCCCCTTTCAAGATGTTGATAGATTATTTGTTATCACTGAATAAGTTACCAATCTATCGTAGTGTTTTAAAAGATATACATTTTTGTGTgagttgaaattaaaagaaaattagagtAAGATTAGATTTGTGTAGCTAATTAGTAAAACAAGCCTTTCAAACTCTCAAGGGGCAAACTATTTCTTAAATATTGGAGGGCCAATCTTGGATCTACACTCAAAACGCGTCTTTCTTTAGAGATCTCCCTTTGCAAgcaccatatatatatatatatatatatctcagTGTTTCCATGAATTAGATAAACGGTTTCTGGACAACCATTTCCAAAAACCTACCTTTTATTTCCTTATTTCTGATGACATTTTCTTTTTCGCAACTCATCCTCCTAATCCTTGTTCATGGGCTTCAAGATTTTGAGGGAATTAATCGATTGCCTTTTTGGACATTTTCTATATAGGCTGAAggtaatttttttctaatatttgtaattagttttaaattttgctaCCTCATTTTGCCATTTCTGCAAGAGCCCAAGTGCAAATTCTTGAATCTGTTCTACTACTTAATTAAGttgaaattttcttaattaCGTGTTTAAGATGTATATTAGTAATAATGGGAAAAGTAGACTATGGTTGATGGGTAATGCATTTGAATGTTAGGAGGGAAAAATCTCCTAAGTGTACTGAGTACGTGCATCTAGAAGGTGAGCATAGTTGACATGTGGAGGGTCAAGAATAGCTAAGGTAATACGGAAAATGGCTTAGGTGTATGAAACAAGCATTGAGAATAAGGGCCAATTTTAGGCATTGAGTTTATGATGCGATGGCCGAAGGGCTAAGGCTTTTGCGGTAGAAAAGGAAGTATGCGTGAACTAAAGGGCTGGAGAATATATCCGAGAAGTGTTGATGAGTGGTGTGCATCATTGCAAGGGCCCAAGCCGTGAAGAATAACGCAAAGGCTGAGATGCGTTGGCCAAGAGAGGGGTAAACATTGCAAATTTGGCTTATGCGATGGTTGGTAACTTAGGCGTTGGTAAGTAATGGAGAATTTCAACTTAATCATGGAATTAAGTGGGACAGCTGTCGTGCTTAGATGCTCTAAACACATTTAATGGCTAGCTGTCATATTAATCATACATGATAACCATGCAACCCTAGGTATATAAGGGAAATTGAATGAGAAGCTCAGTTTGGCCATTTTTATCGTGTTAAAGGGATAGGAACTTACTAAGCTCGTGTGAACTTTATTGGGGTGAAGAAATTTCCTAAGTGTTCAAGAGCTCTTTGGCGTGATCAAGAAGGTGGGAAGATTGACGAATTTTGGGCTCGTTAGAGGGAATCAGTAGCTCAGagtttaaggtaagaaagtttgGGTGTTCATGATTAAGTCAATAGaaagaaatttcttgagattGTGTTTAGAATTTAAGTTGTCCATATGAGAAAAGttgaaatctaaaaattttGCATGAATAAGCAAGTAGCTGCATACGAAGAACAATCAAGCAGCTGATCGAGTGATACATCGCGTTGACGCATACAACATAGTAAGCCCACAACAAAGGCACATGACATCTATCACATAGTAAGCGCTCATCGCATAAACGGAGAAGGTGTGAGCATCTATTTGAACATCCTGAGGAAACCATCAACCAAACTATGAGGTAAGATGGTTAAGGATAGACAATGTGTTAAGCTTGGTTTTATGCGTCGAACATAGCTATGATACGATCACCTATAGGATGCGGTGAAGATAGTTATAAGTTAAGTTCTAAAGGAGAACTAAGTATACTAACCAAGGGATTTTCTCTTAATGTTATAGGACAAACGCACATAGGAGAAGCCTATCAATTAAGGGGTAGTAGCCCAAGATTGTGAGTGacaatttttaataaatgtttttctaaaaagaTCTCATAAAATTGAGTTTTAACACATAAGCATTTCGTATGAAGATTTATGTCATGTTTTAATTAATGCACGCTTTAAAGTGAATATTGAACGCATGATCCATGTTTTAAATTGTTGAAATATTTATGAGTTTAACATGTGTTTTCGTAGTAAGCCTATGTAATGTTACAACGCATGATGAAAGAAGTTTGCTTAAAACAGTTTCACAtgtatatttcatgttttttttacaaGGCACCATATGTTACTATGAATTCATGAAGTTAGGTTTTTAGTATATGCGTTTTATGCTTTTAATGTTGTGCCTTGTACAATCATACTCTAATATTAgtaccgaaggtatggtaaggtacctAGCTTCCAATGACATAGGGACCTTGACACtaaaggtatggtaaggtggtCAGGACCTGTTTAAGCTCTACGTACACGTATGACTTCTCCATCGATGTTGATGAGGTCGAGCAAAAGGGCTCTTTCACAACTAAAGTTATTTGGGtttgagcaaaagggctctcccgCATGTTTAGACAATGGAGTAGTGGGATGTATGATGTTAATGAGTTTTAATACAGAGTTTTGCAGTACGAATTGTATATATGATTTAATGGGAACATTTCTTTATGCTACTTATGTTTTATGTTATGTTTCCTTAATGTTAGTCATTCACTGAGCCTCCCAACTCACCATTTTAAAATGTCTGGTAGTGGTCGTCATCTCGAGGCCTAGCAGCTTTGCCAATTAGTCACTACTCAGATTCCCTGAAGTGCAagctttcttagtattgtatgtcGATATagtactcattaggaatgatgtaggtctattgactgtagttaagaactgacCGGcaatccaattccaaatgaaagatttgggagaggcccAGTTtattctaggtatacagatcttttgggatcgtaagaataaagtgctagcactgtcttaagcatcgtatattgacaaaattttGCTCAAGTGATCAATGCAGAACTCTAAAAAGGGCCTACTACCATTTAGACATAGAGTCaatttgtctaaggacatgtgccCTAAGacgccttaagaggttgaggacatgagacgggtcccatatgcatctgtcgttggtaatttaatgtatgcgatgctctgcAGTAGGCCAAACATCTGCTATGTTgcgggaatagtcagtaggtatcaatctaatctaggccagggtcactgaaccgcagttaagaatatccttaagtatctttggagaacgagggactacatgctcttGTATGGGTCTaggaatttgatccttactggatacacggattctgactttcagactgataaggacacTTGGAAGTTCACTTCAGGGTTagtatttactcttaacggaggagttgtagtaAGGCGgagcactaagcaagggtgcattgcagactccacgATGAAGGCCAAGTACATAGCGGCTTATGAAGCTGTTAAAGAGGCcgtctggctcagaaagttcttgagctggaagttattccagatatgtctaggcccatcaccttctattatgacaatagtggtgttgtggcaaactccaagaagcctaggagtcacaggtgcggcaaacacatagagcggaagtatcatctgatccacgagatagtgcatcaaggagacgtgatcgtcacaaagatagcctcaAAGCAAAACAttattgatccatttacgaaggctctcatggccacagtgtttgagggtcaccttcagagcatgggtctacgagaccgcccgtggctggactagggcaagtgggagattttgttgcactgggtttttatgccctagtttattgtttttgtatCTGTTTGTTTGTactccccacttcgctttaggataagtgggagattgttggggtttgtgccttaaagtctcgtgtcctgtagtttgtaaacaactttgtaagaacacttgtaatgtataatatatatgatatctaCCTCatttcttgactttgcacatttagatgttttttttttttttgtttttttttattttaccacaaactaataaacttaatatccctggttgtctttatgtaacttaagtatgtatgtagtgacataaaagtggatcatgtcttaagtgataaccaaaataatctgtagtatatggatataggaaggaaactttatcctggtaacactacggacgcggcccgctttatggaattattacaagtgttgtgacttgtcatagatggtctgatcttgatcattcgtgtagtgtaCATGCGAGCGGGTGcgttctatataaagagtttgtataaaatctgacctcaaagtgttaatgtcttgtcatataactccgtttaTGACTGacacttcacttcattaggatgaccataggtaacatgacctcaattctaagtgagttaggaactcctgccattgagggcggtcttttgatttgcatgggtgcgagtggccagagcgtcGACTAAAActtaccactttgaggatttgtctgatttgggagcttggAACTaagcttcacaagatgaagttcactccttccccaaagtaggggtaagtagatagattgctcttttaagggttgatcccggggcttgaacgatgtgccaccacacatcttctcatggcccgagaggtgttcacacatagtaggaccatgttgtattattcattagagggatcggtggtacttaaggagaaagatgtaattataagggtaaaacgataaattggcctactgtaat
The nucleotide sequence above comes from Benincasa hispida cultivar B227 chromosome 3, ASM972705v1, whole genome shotgun sequence. Encoded proteins:
- the LOC120072523 gene encoding protein MIZU-KUSSEI 1, which produces MAKIDSLRRFLLPCFFPPTVTNATAASAVPKKRLSTSLRDDVETTTSTTANGDPTNDQDSAQDSPATTPDNVTPKFAATAAIAAPPRPSKTMVIGTIFGHRRGHVWFCVQHDRLRNKPFLLLEFPILTHQLVNEMRFGLVRIALECNRVELGLCPLRSIPIWAMSCNGRKLGFAAKKKAGDSVRSMLKTMQSTTVGAGVMPSGFGSGSEEVMYMRANYEHVVGSADSESFHLINPDECPGQELSIFLLRSRNG